A window of Oryza glaberrima chromosome 2, OglaRS2, whole genome shotgun sequence genomic DNA:
ccccgtcgccgccgccgaccccgacgACGACCCCTTCTTGTCCTTTTTCCTCCACTCGTCGGCGATCCGCTCCTGGAGAGCACACATCGGGGCCGCCCACTGCACCTGcttcggcggcgccaccggggGGTTGGTGGCCGCGGACGACCGGTCCTGGCACGGCACCGCCGCGACCAGCGCCCACATGGAGAAGACGAGCACCGAGCTCATAGTGTAGAGCGCCAGCCCCAGCCCGCAACCCGCGCCGGGGGAGGCGGACGtgggcgactgcggcggcggcgcgaggtgcGCCGCCATGGCGTGGACGTGGCGGCCGGAGGACCAGTTCCTGGAGACGCTGAAGGacagcgcgcgcgcggggccgGCCCTGCACGagggggacggcgcggcggcgagcttggcggCGTCGGGGAACAGCCTGGAGATGgcccggcgcgcgcggccgAAGTGGGCGCGGTGCAGCGGCGGGGCGAGGAggcacgaggcggcggtgagcgCGGCGCGGTGCGAGCCCCGGAGCGAGGCGAGCGTGAGGGAGACGGCGTTGAGTATGTCGAGCGTCTTGACGGTGCGGTCGAGGAGGTCAGCGGCGAGGCGGTCGGCGGGCGGCctggagagcgcggcggcgacggggccgATGCCGAGAACCTCGCGGAAGGCGTCGTCGGAGGAGAGCACCGCGTCGAGCAGCttggagaggaaggcgagggagaggagcggcgggtgatgggagagggcggcgaggcggtcggcgacgtGGGCCTGGAGGGCGTGGAGGACCTGCAGCTCGTCGTCCTGCGCGGGGTcaaaggaggcgacggcggtggcgctgcggcGGAAGCTGAGGAGGCCGAGGAAGCCCATcccggtgggcggcggcggcgggtcggcggcggccatcgtcgTCGGGGGGCTTCAGCTTCGGGGCTGTGCGTGTGcgtgggcttgggcttgggctttgGGCCTGGGCCTTGGTGGTGGTCGTCGAGGGAAGCAATGGTGGTGGGTGgagcgggcggtggtggcgcgcgcCCTCATATACGCACGCGCGCCGGCTCCGACCACGTCTCGCGCGCAAGAGCTACCTTTGACTGCAAGGTGGGGCCATGGGTGTAtagggcccacgtgtcagtgggggtggagaggaagaggaggtggtGCGCTGCGCGGAGAGGAATGGGAAAGGTGGACTGGTTCTTGGAGCTGACTTGGTTGCCTCCCACTAACTGTGTGGACCTGGTGTACAGCACCCAGtaatccccttttttttttcattcgctACCATTTTCTAAATACTATTTTGTTGCGTATTAGTTATTTTCATGTATATTCTGTGTGAGTTTTTTTCCCTGGCTAGCTGCCTGAGATTAAGGTGTTTTTTTTCAGAGATGTTTTCGCTTCTTATCAGCgcagtactacctccgtcacaaaatacttgtcgtttagagtttttgtttgtaacgtctaattatttatcttattcaaaagattatggaattattatttattttgtttgtgacttgctttattaacAGAAGTACTTTAAGTacgacttatttttttatatttacgcAACTTTTgaaataagataaataatcaAATGTTTGCAACTGTATTAATAGAAATGTGTAAtgtgtagtactagtagtatttgttgtttttatttaGTTGCAGCTGGCAGCTTAGGACAAATTGTACCTTGAAGGCTTGATGGCTGGCAGGGAATGAAAAGTCATGAGCTCTTAAAGGCTTAAAGCATGACAGGGCAGGGCAGGCCAGATGGAGTTAAATTAAAGCCAAAACAGATACGGTTGTGATAGAATCATACTAGTAGAAATTAGAAGAGGACGCATGCAAAGCTTGTATCATGTGACAGTGAGAAGCCAAACGCATAGGACACACACCACCAACACAGCACAGGTATGTAAACACAACGACAAATGCTCCATTTTAGTAAGGCGAGCAGGATCTTAATTCAtcttacaaagaaaaaaaaaggaataagacAGTGTCATGCCACTACAAAACACTAGTactaaaataaaacattagcaccaatcatcttctctctcttttgatCTCTTCTCtgaagtagtactagtagtagtaaataACTAGTGTAGTTTGACCAGGTCTATTTTGACGCGAGAACACATCTCCACCGTCGATCTCTCTGCCCACGTGTCGTCCCAGGATGATCTGCGCCGCTGAATAGTAAGTACTACGTCAGGACAGTGACCCTGCACTTATAATTCACTAAACGAAAAGGAAAATTAAAACCAATAATGATTACTGGAGGACTACTAGTTTAGAAGATACGAGAAATACTCAAGCTAATTAACCTTGGactgttctcaaaaaaaaaaaattaagcttGGACCACGTCAGATGAGAGCCGGCCGAGCGTCGCGTTATGTGCTGCATGCTTGCATAGACCAAGtctcctagctagctaattcTTCATTTAACTTAAATTTGATGTAATTTTCATAATACATATGCAAACTAACTATCTACTACTAATAATTAAAACGAGCTTGATTGTTACTAGTATATATTCAATTTATAGTACATAGTAATTAGCTCGCGGTTGCACTTTCTGTAATTAAATTAACACTGGGCGATCGGcttcagctagctagctagaccaAGTCACCTGCAAGCTATTAGCTCGAGTACTTTCCAGTTTCAATTCAAGTCATGGATATAATTAACAACACATGTAACACGGATTAGAAATCAAGCAAGCTATCTACTCCAGGGAAGGCAGGCTGCCTCAGATCATACCAGGTCAGCCAATCAACGGCCATGCATACATACATCAGAATAAATATTCATGTGATCGCCTAGCTTGTGGTTTCAAATGACACAAAGAATTTAACTCACGTGTTCATCAAGAGAATGCAGTTTATACATTCCAACAAAATTCATCCAGATGCGTATGTGCTTTCACTTCACTCGACGAGCCGACCGGCTGCTGCTATTTAGATAGTGATGTTTCGAAACAGAGCAACCTCTCATGACTCATCAGATTcatgatattttctttttcaataatACAAGAAGAAGTAATTAAGCTGATGATAAAAAAAGATGAGCACTTACACGTGTCTATGCAGGTATGAACTCAGGTGACTGTCAATCGACCTCCTTGATTCCATCTTATACCATACATACATTAGCTATGATTGAACATATGATGATGAGTTCCATGAATCAATGGATCAATATATATCGATCGCTAACGCGAAAACAACAAGCTAATGACCAGgagaaaattaaattaaataagcAAGTGAATAATTAATCGTGATATCCCTAAGTAGCTAGGTAGTAATTAATTGTAATCTTTGTCAATTGAGACAGATGCTGCTGCAGTAATAGACACGTCTTTTACCAAGAACAGCCTTGCGTGCATACACATCACAATACATCACCATCTCCTGGGATGATCGATGTATACGTACGCACTCACCACCACTAAGGGCTCCTTTTATctgtagaaaaaatatatgaattttaaaggattttaattctatggaaaaaaaattcatgaagGCCTTtgaaaggattgaatcatatccaatcctttaaaatttctaagaaatgggtaatcctatgtataatttggagaaaagttagcaagaggtctaacctcttggaacatttcctctgagcctatctctctcatctgattcttgcgtttttcctgtggtccaatcaaacggccattcatgtgtttttcctgtgttttgcaatcctctattttacaattgtattcttatcctgtgtttttcctattcctctatttttttattcctacgATTCCTAATTTCAGATAGGTAAAGATGGAGTAGTACTTCCTATATATTTATTACTCACTCGGTTTCATGATATAGGATGCTTTAATTTTCTCTAAGTTAATTTTTCTAAGTTTAatgagtttataaaaatataataattcttacaacaccaaattatatctattaaatATAACACTTAATATATTTGATAGTATCTTTGTTtggtataaaaaatattattatgtttttatataaatttaattgaataaaaagaagtttgacttaaaaaagaTCAAATCAAAGTGTAGTACAACAAAGAGGGAGATAGAGTAGTATGATCTTATTATGGTTGATTCGCGTGTATGGACGGTCAGGATCGAGTTATATATATCCGGCCGGGTGGCTGCATTCTGGCCATATGGACGTCACAGTCACGGCCGTCGCGTCTGATCCGGGTCAAGCAGAATAATAAGAGGAGAAATGCAGCTGGTCAGCCCCAGATGCAAAACTATACTAGCTGGTTAATTATAATTAGTCAGTCTCCCATGTAACTGGTTAATCAACACGCGCTCTCGCCGTCCATAGTAATTACCGCAGTGATAACAACGGGACGATGGATTGCTACATGTTAGTAGTACTTActgtactagctagctattgGAGTaagtcccaaaataagtttattttacacCCATATCAGatataccaatacaaaaccaaagaaaactataatatcttatttttatcaaatttaacACTTTATCTTTTCTTAATACAACTATTCGTAAAAAATGAGGGCGAGGCCCAAGCATAGACACGGCGACAGAGAGgagactactccctccgtcccacgaaACGTGATTCCTAGAAGCCCGATGTAACTTTAGCAGCAGTATCAAAAGATTAGCATGCCTTCACCAAAGTACAAAATACAACCACTAattaacagtaaaaaaaaaagacaagcaaGATGGGTGTTTTGTAGAGAAAATCAACCGATCGACGGGACGGCAACACGACGATCGAGCAAGGAAAGGAATTGGAGGAAGGGTCCGGCCGCAGTCAAGTCGGCGCGCGGGATAAGATGGAGACATTATCTGGACGCTGGCTAATTTGGGATATCTTATCCGGACTCTCACTGAGGCTCAGAATTAAGgttcatctatctatctatcaatcCCTAATTATATTATGTTATATGCCTAAGTATTATCGTTGTTAATCCCTTTGATTGTCCATGGGCATTTTACAAGAGGCACACGGAGCAAGCGGCAATCTAAGGCATCAAGCAGGAAATAGTCCCGGAACATCACGATGGTTTCAAGCTTTTATTCCTGGGCTTCCACCAAGTAATATACGCATGTAATCATCagatgagatgataaaatatatcattGTAGTACATTAGATATTTGTTCTCTGCTAGACATAAGCTTTCTCATCACCATGTACAAATTTCCGAGACATACTTCAACGGCCATCTGACTGACTCCACAATACAATTGCTTTGAGCCCTTAACGACCATGAAATGCCCATTGTACACAAGGTAATACAAAGTTACAAACTACAGTAGCACAAGTGATTGTTACTCGTCGGCtagcaagcaaaaaaaagatCAAGGACGCACCCCCATCCATCTCTGCTATCAAATCAAGGGTAAACTCCATACAACTCAATGATGAAGTAACAAAATCAACCGTCCTGTAGTTAAAGCTACCGTCTCCGTATATGATGGTACAGAGCTAAAATGATAACCAGCTCCACAAACCTGCTGCAAAAAAATCACAAGCCATCACCCTATCACGAGAACCGTTTCTAAACTACAAACATGCCTCCGCAGAAATCATGCATATTGGACTCCAGCACATGGCCTTGTGCAGGCTATTTTGGTGATTTTCCTCTGCAGGTTAACTAACACTTGGGGCAGacgcctcctcttccccttcatCCTTTGTCCTGGTAGAATGCAAGATTATTGTCATTGCAACATCCAATCAcatcaagataaatatatatcattttacCCAACCAAAGGTTTGAATAATCCTAGCCTGATTAATCATGGAAAGAGGGTGTCAGAACCAGGAAATAGTGTTTCGTTTACGTAAAAAATGGTGAATTTTGGAGAGCAAACTTGTCTAATATTTAAGCAGATCCTGCTTTTCAACAGCACCTAGAGGTACAGAACTTGTTCTTTCAGAAGAGCAATCTTATTGTACCAGAAATGTTTTGTGGGCAAACAGTTTTGGCCTGCAGAATGGGACGTTGCATTGAATTTCCCTTGAAACAGTTTTGATACATGGAACCGCAGTACACAGAAATACTAACACAGTACTAACTGTATTCAGACAAAAGCAGCCTTGCAACAAAAATCTTGGGTAGCATTGCAGTAGGAAAGCAGAATAGAAAAACACCAGTGCAGCTTGCAGCGTTACTTTATGCCCTTAAGGAAGGTGTGCAAGTGGGCATGTAAAAGTTGGCAAGCTTTGGAAGCTTAAGCAGCACACATAAACCGAGTAAACTAAGAGATGACAGAAAAAAGTATGATACTTGAATACTTCACTCAGCATAATCAAACTGAATCAGTACCCATGGAAAATTGTTACAATCAACAGAAATATGTCTTTTTGGTTCTCTCTCTGTGTGCGTGTGGTTTGTGGGGGGTGATAGAAATATATTCTGTAACAAGACCTAAGTTGATACAATATGCAGAGCTGTCCCCACTAACCTTTCATTGCAACTTTTGCCTGTGATATCGTCAATGGCTTGATCAAGTGCATATAGAGCTATCTTCTTAACCTGGTGATGCATATTCACAGGGTTCAATTAGATATGAATGTCAAAAGGGGAGAAACTATAAAACATAGTGCTAGAGCTATCACAGTTGTCAAATTATTCAAATATGTGTGCAGAAGAGTATGGAACTGCGGATAAAAGGATTAGCTAACCTCTAGTTTATCTTCATTCACCCTATGACCCTTCGGAAGCAAGCGAAATTCTTCTGTCAGCCTGATGCACTCTTGCACATTTTCCGGAGAAACAAAGTCAAGTGCAACCTTTATACATGACTGTccaataaaagggaaaaaaaaagcaggttGGTAAAAAGAATAATACCACAGATAAGATTGGTCCATTTTAATTCAACACATGGTATTAACAGCAATGGTAATGGACAGTTGGAAACTGCTTCCATGTCTGTCATAGCATACCTTCAAATTTCTGACTTGGTGGGGACATCCTGCTGGGATAAACACAGCCTCACCAAGTTTCTGTTCAAATGTCCAAGGCTCAATTCCTGCATATGAAATGAACAATATATATCAGTAAGTGAGAACAAATTACAAAAGACATCAGTATTTTTTACTGACCATGTTCTTCCTTGAGCTTTCTCTTGTGCTCATTTGTTAGATAAAAGCATTGATCGTGAATAGGATGAGAAACCTGACAACATAGGGCAGTTGTGTGAGATGAGAAACATGACAGATGGCATTCCATGGACAAGTGGTAGAATAACTAATTACCTGTTTGACTGTTTCATAATTATAATGTCTAAACTCTTCTGCATGCTTCATCAGATAATCATGCAATTTGCTGACATCTTCACGTCGGAAGATATCCCACAATGCACCACCCTCTGTCTGATTTCCCTCAACAAATGGGTGATCATCTTTGGGCTCAATAGATATGGTAAATTTGTTAGTCTCCATGCTGGTTTCGTTTATTTCCCCTGTTGCACTGGAAGAGCAAGCATCACGTCGCCTACTGCGTCTTTGACAATCAGAAGATTCAGATGATCCTACACCATGAGAAGATTTACATTTATCTTCCCTCCCAAAGCCATTGCCCATCTCCTCTCCCCCATTAGTTGTGCAGATAGAATGGTCTGTTTCCCCCTTGGAGAAAGTAATATCCATATTATGTGCATCACTTTGATTGGGTGATTGCCCATTAGACAGACTCAAGTTTCCCTCAGCTTCATCAGCTACCATATCTGTATGAACACCTCCCTGGTCCATTACAGCAACATTTGGTGCTGGCTGCTTAATGCTTGAGCCATTTTCAAGTCCTCGAGATCTTGGCACTTCAGTTGATTCACTGAGAGCTATTGATGTATCATCGTCACGGTCTGGTCGCAGAACATGAAGATTCTTGCCATCTTTACGTAagctctctttctttttctctattgCTGTAATCCTTTCAGCTTTGAGTTCTACCTCATCAGTATGCATGAGAATATTAACCTGTTTACGCGATAGGAAACATGTGATTATTACTTTATTAGTCAAAACTGAACAAAGTAAACAGGTGTATAACAAATGGAAAGGCCTGAAATCAGGAAAATAACACGATGATACagctttttattaaaaaaaaaggaaaataacacGATGATACagctttttattaaaaaaacacaatgaTACAGCTGGATACTGTATGCATCAGATACATTTTCATAATTAAAATTAACATTCCATTGGTTTTTTCCCATATAATTCATGACATGGTCAACCAACTATCCAGCATTGTCAGCCACCGTAGCAAGAATTAAACTAAGGAGTGCAGCTTTCAGCAGCAAGTAACAAGACAACACAAGCAAATATCACATAATTCTTTTTATAGATGATTCTATAAATTTATGCTGTGTTTAATAACTAGACTAGATGTTAGCGTTGGTAATCAACTATAAAGAGAACTGAAAAATCAAAAATCTAAATAAGCAACTTCCAACATGCCAACAGAAGAATATTTGAAGCCAAAAACATGCAGGTAGAACCCAGTGCCCTGAGGTTGAGCAAGCTTTGTCCTGCTTGGTTCGGTACTAGTACAAAAATTGTCCCTTTATAACAGGGCTCACTCTTAAACTAGGAAGGAGCTAAATATAGTAGAATAACTTGCAGACTTGACATGACTACAATCTAAAGTTAAACTAGGAAATGGCTTCTATATATTCGATGCTCGTACTGTCACTGTAGTTGTCTTCCAGCCACTGTTCAACAGCACGAGCTAGGCTCATGGGGTGCTGAAGGTCTGTAAGATTTTACAACTCCACATCAGTAGGCAATGATTGGCCGAGGCCAGCAGTGAACAAGTTGACTTGCTGTTCTTTCAGAAGAGATGGTGAAACCTGGTACAAGAGAGCAAAGAATTTTTTTGGTACTCTGCCACTATCCTAGTATGGTGTAATAGAGATAATTGGTTCAAGGCATTGCTGTGCATTGGAGAGCCATAGTGCATGTTGACAAAGTCgcagttttttttccacaaGAAAACGCCTTCATATCATTTAAAACTGCATATAGCACTTCTGTGCCTCGCCCATCATGTGGTCTGACACAAGCCATTCCTTCCCTCTTCAAGAGATCACGGTCCTTGAAAAGTTGCTCGCAACGATTAAACCATGGGAGTGGGTCTTCTTTGCCATCAAATGCTGAGAAGGTCAATTTGTGGTAGAATAGCGCACCACACGCATCTTCATCCTGCCCTAGCACTGATGCCAAGACATTGCTGCTGCAGCTAGTGCTGGTTGGAATGAGGCCATGAGGGCCAGGGTATCATGCTACAGCCCTTGCATCACTTGTGTTCATGGCATCCTGCCTAGAAATGAGGATATAAATCTTCTTGCCCAGGTCTGTACCCCAGCTGTTTGAAGAGCTCTTCCAGGGCTTTGGAGTCTTATATGGTGGATGGCAGGGATGGGTTGGTCAGAGGGCTAGGGCTGCTGGAGGAGATTGCTATGATATGAAATAATGTAgtaaagaggaggaagaaggtcaGGAATAGAAACACAGGCAGGTATGAACCAGCACTCTCAGGTCAAGCAGGGTTGTCCTGCTCAGCTAGATGCTCGGTTGGCAAGGATTTAGAGTTGGGTGAAGACCTTCAGCTTTATTGACTGATTGCTGCTAGTACAAAATTGGTCCCTTCATATAACAGGGATAACTCTTAAACTACGAAGAAGCGAGATATGGACATATGGTAGTACAACATACAAACTTGAC
This region includes:
- the LOC127762203 gene encoding protein ROH1-like; amino-acid sequence: MAAADPPPPPTGMGFLGLLSFRRSATAVASFDPAQDDELQVLHALQAHVADRLAALSHHPPLLSLAFLSKLLDAVLSSDDAFREVLGIGPVAAALSRPPADRLAADLLDRTVKTLDILNAVSLTLASLRGSHRAALTAASCLLAPPLHRAHFGRARRAISRLFPDAAKLAAAPSPSCRAGPARALSFSVSRNWSSGRHVHAMAAHLAPPPQSPTSASPGAGCGLGLALYTMSSVLVFSMWALVAAVPCQDRSSAATNPPVAPPKQVQWAAPMCALQERIADEWRKKDKKGSSSGSAAATGLLAEMQAVERAARELSSLLEEVAEEEEEEQLVMGATDERARDVVERAEALAAACRALEEGLAPLERQVRAVFHRVVASRGEVVRIMEHSTRSNSTATASAAAAAAAASGSGAPPHHHSF